From Deferribacter autotrophicus, the proteins below share one genomic window:
- a CDS encoding glycosyltransferase family 2 protein — protein sequence MINKISFVIPVYNEEENLKRLYNEITEVANSLKYDYEILFVDDASTDNSLSIMKELADLDDRVKYISFEKNCGQSAALYAGFQNARGDVIITMDADLQNDPRDIPKMLEYYGEYDVVNGWRYNRQDTWAKKIGSKIGNFVRNWLTNETIKDTGCALKILRADMVRRIKMYRGLHRFIPTLMRLEGAKVIEVKVNHRPRAFGQSKYTNLKRAKEGLYDLIAVRWMIKRHLKIKVKEKNV from the coding sequence ATGATCAATAAAATATCTTTTGTAATACCAGTTTATAATGAAGAAGAAAATCTTAAAAGATTGTATAATGAAATAACTGAAGTTGCAAATTCATTAAAATATGATTATGAAATCTTATTTGTGGATGATGCAAGTACCGATAACAGCCTTTCGATAATGAAAGAGTTGGCAGATTTAGATGACCGTGTAAAATATATTTCTTTTGAAAAGAATTGTGGTCAATCAGCAGCTTTGTATGCCGGTTTTCAGAATGCAAGAGGTGATGTAATAATTACTATGGATGCAGATTTGCAAAATGATCCAAGAGACATTCCAAAGATGCTTGAATACTATGGAGAATATGATGTGGTAAATGGTTGGAGATATAACAGGCAAGATACATGGGCTAAAAAGATAGGAAGTAAGATTGGTAATTTTGTTAGAAATTGGTTGACAAATGAAACGATTAAAGATACAGGGTGTGCCTTAAAAATTTTGAGAGCAGATATGGTAAGAAGAATTAAAATGTACAGGGGATTGCATCGTTTTATCCCCACTTTAATGAGACTTGAAGGGGCAAAGGTAATTGAAGTGAAAGTAAATCACAGGCCTAGGGCTTTTGGGCAATCAAAATATACAAATTTAAAGAGAGCAAAAGAAGGGCTATATGATTTGATTGCTGTGAGATGGATGATTAAGAGACACTTAAAAATAAAAGTGAAGGAAAAAAATGTTTAA
- the lnt gene encoding apolipoprotein N-acyltransferase produces the protein MQSIGKIVFPILSAILLIFSTPGYDFYPFAFIAFVPVLFTISKSNKIFLPSILFGTLFYVFTLKWIIITISDFGNAPKIVGLLILVAFSIYLSLYYYLFFLCFKKKFNIILLASIFVILEIVKGYLFTGFPWLNLGLTQYNNHLFKNIYSVIGENGVSFLIILFNLALFNLFFKKKYLPVIFTILFLVCLIFVGNFGVKDFKKSSEINVAVIQPAYDQKEKWNPFKKDDLINDVLDLLNQIKIEDVEIVVMPESVFPTFCNNEKELIDYLANSLHDKSLIFGCLRYEGEVKKKYYNSVFFINRNELFIYDKIHLVPFGEYFPLKSLLKPIEYYFFQGAEDFSHGNEFVVFNDGNIKYATPLCYESAYTFLIRKFLKRGANVLVFLTNDSWFGYSNGRKQHLAIDIVRSYEFYKPVIRGTQSGISACINPINNDIKLLPVGEKGILECKISLISGSTIFNKITYWWLLIFIVLGIIIEIKWKKSKKTY, from the coding sequence ATGCAATCGATTGGAAAAATAGTTTTTCCCATTTTATCTGCCATTCTACTTATTTTCTCTACACCAGGTTATGACTTTTATCCTTTTGCCTTTATCGCATTTGTTCCTGTCCTATTTACAATAAGCAAAAGTAATAAGATCTTTCTTCCTTCTATCTTATTTGGCACTCTTTTTTATGTATTTACTTTGAAGTGGATAATAATAACGATTAGTGACTTTGGTAATGCACCAAAAATTGTAGGTCTACTAATTCTTGTTGCCTTTTCTATTTATCTATCTTTGTATTATTATCTTTTTTTCTTATGTTTTAAGAAAAAGTTTAATATTATTTTATTAGCATCAATATTTGTAATTTTAGAAATTGTTAAGGGGTATTTATTTACTGGATTTCCTTGGCTAAATTTAGGCTTGACTCAATATAATAATCATTTGTTTAAAAATATATATTCTGTTATTGGAGAAAATGGGGTTTCTTTTCTTATAATTTTGTTTAATTTAGCGTTGTTCAACTTGTTTTTTAAAAAGAAATATTTACCGGTAATTTTTACTATTTTATTTTTAGTTTGTTTGATTTTTGTGGGAAATTTTGGGGTGAAAGATTTCAAAAAATCAAGTGAAATAAATGTTGCAGTGATTCAACCTGCATATGATCAGAAAGAGAAATGGAATCCTTTTAAAAAAGATGATCTTATAAATGATGTGTTGGATTTGTTAAATCAAATCAAAATAGAAGATGTAGAAATAGTGGTGATGCCTGAATCAGTTTTTCCAACGTTTTGCAACAATGAAAAGGAGTTAATCGATTATTTAGCGAATTCCTTACATGATAAGTCTTTGATTTTTGGTTGTTTAAGGTATGAAGGTGAGGTGAAGAAAAAATATTATAACAGCGTATTTTTCATAAATAGGAATGAGCTCTTTATTTATGATAAAATTCATCTTGTCCCTTTTGGTGAGTATTTCCCTTTAAAGAGCTTATTAAAACCTATTGAATACTACTTTTTCCAAGGTGCTGAAGATTTTTCACATGGAAATGAATTTGTAGTGTTTAATGATGGTAACATAAAATATGCTACGCCATTATGTTACGAGTCAGCTTATACTTTTCTTATAAGAAAGTTTTTAAAAAGAGGAGCTAATGTTTTGGTATTTCTCACAAATGATAGCTGGTTTGGTTATTCGAATGGTAGAAAACAGCATCTTGCCATCGATATTGTAAGAAGTTATGAGTTTTACAAACCGGTAATAAGAGGAACACAATCAGGGATTTCAGCTTGCATTAATCCAATAAATAATGACATAAAGTTATTACCTGTAGGTGAAAAAGGGATATTAGAGTGTAAAATATCATTGATAAGTGGAAGCACAATATTTAATAAAATAACGTATTGGTGGTTGTTAATTTTTATTGTTTTAGGAATAATTATAGAAATTAAATGGAAAAAATCAAAGAAAACATATTGA
- a CDS encoding lipid-A-disaccharide synthase N-terminal domain-containing protein — protein MFKTEALMLTIGFTGQFFFFMRFFVQWIYSEKRKKSVIPIAFWYFSLVGSVCLLTYAIMRKDIVFIVGQSTGFLIYTRNLYFIYKERNRKLNESK, from the coding sequence ATGTTTAAGACAGAAGCGTTAATGTTAACAATCGGTTTTACTGGTCAATTTTTCTTTTTTATGCGTTTCTTTGTGCAGTGGATTTACAGTGAGAAGAGGAAAAAAAGTGTCATTCCTATTGCTTTCTGGTATTTCAGTTTGGTGGGAAGTGTATGTCTTCTTACATACGCTATTATGCGTAAAGATATTGTGTTTATTGTGGGACAATCAACAGGATTTTTAATATACACAAGGAACTTGTATTTTATTTATAAAGAGAGGAATAGAAAACTTAATGAATCAAAATAG
- a CDS encoding sensor histidine kinase: protein MNKKRYINLQLKITLIIFIILLALNVLIGIYLASNVKKKSMLIVKNYVKTLPLMVDRAINNFMANGDKGAVKELVHRLSKDENILGIHIFGKDRDINCSYSSFATKYNQEYISSIYDNFLEKEGLKLVKTKHLTFYSYYKPYENVGTCKKCHTDEGNIIGVLNINVDVNRITKIMSEEATKVIVTLVIFSIILTGLLSYLINRLIVHPLQLIENGMKEVAHNNLNVSLKLKTRDEIERLAKYFNFMVSSLRKANYKIDTMHRNMLHVDRLTTIGQLMASISHEIKNPLNSIMINTDLLMHYCEKMGDGHTKRLVEGIIIDAERIRGIIDQTLRFSKYSPNNVEVINLEQFMKDIETYARRILFDKDYIKFEISKVGDWSDCKIKISRIQLEQVFINLIKNAIDAVEGKDDASIKLVVDCLENEIVFQFIDNGVGIPKDVQEKIFNEFYTTKKEGTGMGLSIVREIIDANNGKIEVISEEGVGTTFKIYLPRFLGEENDQ, encoded by the coding sequence ATGAATAAGAAACGTTATATAAATTTACAATTAAAAATTACCCTTATAATCTTTATTATCCTTTTAGCTCTAAATGTATTAATAGGTATTTATTTAGCGTCTAATGTAAAAAAGAAATCGATGTTAATTGTAAAAAATTATGTCAAGACATTACCTTTAATGGTTGATAGAGCAATAAATAATTTTATGGCAAATGGAGATAAGGGGGCTGTAAAAGAACTGGTTCACAGGTTGAGTAAAGATGAAAATATATTAGGGATACATATTTTTGGTAAAGACAGGGATATTAATTGTTCTTATTCTAGTTTTGCTACAAAATATAATCAGGAATATATAAGTTCAATTTATGATAATTTTTTGGAAAAGGAAGGTTTGAAGCTGGTTAAAACTAAACATTTGACATTTTATTCCTACTACAAACCTTACGAAAATGTGGGGACATGTAAAAAATGTCATACGGATGAAGGGAATATTATTGGGGTGTTAAATATTAATGTTGATGTAAATAGAATTACCAAGATTATGAGTGAAGAAGCTACAAAGGTTATAGTGACATTAGTAATATTTTCTATCATCCTTACTGGACTACTTTCTTATTTGATTAATAGATTGATAGTGCATCCGTTACAACTGATAGAAAATGGGATGAAGGAAGTTGCGCATAATAATTTAAATGTAAGCCTAAAACTGAAAACTCGGGACGAGATTGAAAGGTTAGCAAAATATTTTAATTTTATGGTTTCTTCATTGAGGAAGGCTAATTATAAGATAGATACTATGCATAGGAATATGTTGCATGTTGATAGGTTAACAACTATAGGGCAGCTTATGGCTTCTATAAGTCATGAAATAAAAAATCCACTGAATTCAATAATGATAAATACAGATTTACTAATGCATTACTGTGAAAAAATGGGAGATGGACATACGAAAAGATTAGTGGAAGGGATAATCATTGATGCAGAAAGGATTAGGGGGATCATTGATCAAACTCTTCGTTTTTCTAAATATTCTCCAAACAATGTTGAGGTTATAAATTTGGAACAATTTATGAAAGATATTGAAACCTATGCAAGAAGAATTTTGTTTGATAAAGATTATATAAAATTTGAAATTAGTAAAGTTGGTGACTGGAGTGATTGTAAAATAAAAATTTCGAGAATACAACTTGAGCAAGTATTTATAAATTTGATAAAAAATGCTATAGATGCTGTTGAAGGCAAAGATGATGCTAGCATTAAGCTTGTAGTTGATTGTTTAGAAAATGAGATAGTTTTTCAATTTATAGATAATGGGGTAGGTATACCTAAAGATGTTCAGGAAAAAATATTCAATGAATTTTATACTACAAAGAAAGAAGGTACAGGTATGGGGCTTTCCATTGTAAGGGAGATTATTGATGCCAATAATGGAAAAATTGAAGTAATAAGTGAAGAAGGTGTTGGTACAACTTTCAAAATTTATTTACCAAGATTTTTAGGAGAGGAAAATGATCAATAA
- a CDS encoding phosphoribosyltransferase family protein — protein sequence MIERIEGNALIDYKKKFYNYFKNNAKINGDIINVQSFLNHQVLPEVLEWVAGFFKESLSGIVFDKFLTVESSGISFASILSYLMGKPFIFAKKKRPITMDSFYYSKSYSFTKQTETELFVSKDVLLKGDKIVFVDDFFAQGATLNSIEDICKQANAEILAKCVVVNKSDRDDIISLINSSDLERIVGECYE from the coding sequence ATGATAGAGAGGATAGAAGGTAACGCTTTGATAGATTACAAAAAGAAGTTTTATAACTATTTTAAAAACAATGCTAAGATAAATGGTGATATTATCAATGTACAGAGTTTTTTAAATCATCAAGTTTTGCCTGAAGTTTTAGAATGGGTCGCAGGTTTTTTTAAAGAAAGTTTATCAGGTATAGTTTTTGATAAATTTTTAACAGTTGAAAGTAGTGGAATTTCTTTTGCATCAATTTTATCTTATTTAATGGGAAAACCCTTTATTTTCGCAAAGAAAAAACGTCCTATAACTATGGATTCTTTTTATTATAGTAAGAGTTATTCTTTTACTAAACAAACTGAAACTGAACTTTTTGTATCAAAGGATGTTTTGTTAAAAGGGGATAAAATAGTTTTTGTGGATGATTTTTTTGCGCAAGGTGCTACATTAAATTCAATAGAAGATATCTGTAAACAGGCAAATGCTGAAATTTTGGCAAAATGTGTGGTTGTAAATAAAAGTGATAGGGATGATATAATTTCATTAATAAATAGTAGTGATTTAGAGAGAATAGTAGGAGAATGTTATGAATAA
- a CDS encoding ABC transporter permease, with product MMVEILLDATIRAGTSILYATLGEILTERSGIINLGVEGLMLIGALSGFYVSHITGNLYLGVLAAFILAALAGMIHGFITVYLRANQIVSGLALTMFGIGVTALFGKKMIGIPLNGFQKIEVPVLAKIPIIGVFFNQDILVYFSYITVVILSFILFKTKFGLKIRMVGENPGAADTAGINVYKIRFFSTVFGSGLSGIGGAYLSLAYTPLWIENMSAGRGWIAVALVIFASWYCYRAMFGAYLFGGINALQLRLQAMGTNVSAHILQMLPYFFTIIVLVIATIRLEKGARVEPEGLGLPYDREDRR from the coding sequence ATGATGGTTGAAATCTTATTGGATGCTACAATTAGAGCTGGTACTTCTATCCTGTATGCAACATTAGGAGAAATCTTGACTGAAAGAAGTGGTATTATAAATCTAGGTGTAGAAGGTTTAATGTTAATTGGTGCTTTAAGTGGATTCTATGTTTCCCACATTACTGGAAATCTTTACTTAGGTGTTTTAGCAGCATTTATTTTAGCTGCTTTAGCAGGTATGATACATGGTTTTATAACAGTTTATTTAAGAGCTAATCAAATCGTTAGCGGTTTGGCTCTTACCATGTTTGGAATTGGTGTTACAGCTCTTTTTGGAAAAAAAATGATAGGTATTCCTTTGAATGGCTTTCAAAAAATAGAGGTACCTGTTCTGGCTAAGATTCCAATAATAGGTGTGTTTTTCAACCAGGATATTTTGGTATATTTTAGTTATATTACGGTTGTAATATTGTCTTTTATTTTGTTTAAGACAAAATTTGGTTTAAAGATAAGGATGGTTGGAGAAAATCCTGGTGCTGCAGATACCGCAGGTATAAATGTGTACAAAATAAGGTTTTTCTCCACTGTATTTGGTTCAGGACTTTCTGGTATTGGAGGAGCTTATTTATCGTTGGCTTATACTCCTCTTTGGATTGAAAATATGAGTGCTGGTCGTGGATGGATTGCTGTGGCACTAGTGATATTTGCGTCATGGTATTGTTATCGCGCCATGTTTGGAGCATATCTTTTTGGTGGAATTAATGCTCTCCAATTAAGATTGCAAGCTATGGGTACTAATGTATCTGCTCATATTTTGCAGATGTTACCTTATTTTTTTACTATTATAGTCTTAGTAATTGCAACAATCAGACTGGAAAAGGGAGCTAGGGTAGAACCTGAAGGGTTGGGGCTTCCATATGATAGAGAGGATAGAAGGTAA
- the tatA gene encoding twin-arginine translocase TatA/TatE family subunit gives MFGLGTQELLIILVIVLVIFGAGKLPQIGEGLGKAIKNFKKAAHEAENAVDITPEEEKKQVEAKKEDKDA, from the coding sequence ATGTTTGGATTAGGAACACAAGAGCTTTTAATTATACTTGTGATAGTGCTTGTGATTTTTGGAGCTGGTAAGCTTCCACAGATTGGAGAGGGGCTTGGTAAGGCTATCAAAAACTTTAAAAAAGCCGCACATGAAGCTGAAAATGCTGTGGATATAACTCCAGAAGAAGAAAAGAAACAAGTGGAAGCTAAAAAGGAAGACAAAGACGCATAA
- a CDS encoding ArnT family glycosyltransferase has product MNQNRRVYLFLIFYFFILIYPLKLIPLFETTEARYSEIAREMVVSGDYIEPRFNGIKHFHKPPFAYWMIAAGLKLFGINGLGARFFGVLAAVISIFFLYKMSKIFLKQDEDCYNVALIYASSFLFLAISRVVSTDIYLTMWTVVAQYFLFRQIYYEKQFVNAVFYGLALGFGFLTKGPIIFLFTLLPFFIAKIYDKNHRKVFKVSEILTAFFIFMVISLPWYVAVIIKNPDLLNYFLKVQTIDRVATNRFHRYKPFYFFILVFIGGFIPYSFYFLKGLFNLKKMSVNYKVLFIYMFVPFVIFSIAKSKLATYILPLFPVSSIFAYIGIKEYDNKIIRYLSLVFLVIIVFAVMFSGFFYKPLIPYKKTIVLYGILVMLTLAPVIINLNNEKFIKSVAFSIISLSFIIYLVLPSIGPSIKGYRLMTFKINELDPEKKLNVLVYNDFIPSISFYRNKLVVIAYGKEREIQFEKDEKYKQFYLTNDKEIKEFVKKNNKFFLVTRPKRIDIFQKKFNVKCEKIFEQRKQSAYLCNRLEK; this is encoded by the coding sequence ATGAATCAAAATAGAAGAGTTTATCTCTTTTTGATATTTTACTTTTTTATATTGATTTACCCCCTAAAACTCATCCCTCTTTTTGAAACTACGGAAGCAAGATATTCAGAGATTGCGAGGGAGATGGTAGTTTCAGGCGATTATATAGAGCCAAGATTTAACGGTATAAAGCACTTTCATAAACCTCCTTTTGCTTATTGGATGATAGCAGCAGGTTTAAAACTTTTTGGAATAAACGGGCTTGGTGCAAGATTTTTTGGAGTATTAGCTGCTGTTATCTCGATTTTCTTTTTATACAAGATGTCTAAGATTTTTCTCAAGCAAGATGAGGACTGTTATAATGTTGCATTGATATATGCTTCGAGTTTTCTTTTTCTTGCTATTTCACGAGTGGTTTCCACAGATATTTATTTGACTATGTGGACGGTAGTTGCACAATATTTTTTATTTCGACAGATTTATTATGAAAAACAATTTGTAAATGCGGTTTTTTATGGTTTAGCTTTGGGCTTTGGATTTTTGACAAAAGGTCCCATAATTTTTCTCTTTACTTTACTTCCTTTTTTTATTGCTAAAATTTATGATAAGAATCATAGAAAAGTTTTTAAAGTATCTGAAATATTAACAGCTTTTTTTATATTTATGGTTATATCATTGCCGTGGTATGTAGCTGTGATAATCAAGAATCCTGATTTGCTTAATTATTTCTTAAAGGTACAAACCATAGATAGAGTGGCTACCAATAGATTTCATCGTTATAAGCCGTTTTATTTCTTCATTCTTGTATTTATCGGAGGCTTCATCCCTTATTCATTTTATTTTTTAAAAGGATTATTTAATTTAAAGAAAATGAGTGTAAATTATAAAGTGCTTTTTATTTATATGTTTGTTCCTTTTGTGATTTTCAGCATAGCGAAAAGTAAACTTGCCACATATATTTTACCGTTGTTTCCTGTGTCATCGATTTTTGCCTATATTGGTATTAAGGAATATGATAATAAAATTATTAGATACCTATCTCTTGTTTTTCTAGTGATAATTGTATTTGCGGTAATGTTCAGTGGCTTTTTTTATAAACCTTTAATCCCTTATAAAAAGACCATAGTTTTATACGGTATTTTGGTGATGTTGACGCTTGCGCCGGTGATTATCAATTTAAATAATGAAAAATTTATCAAGTCTGTAGCTTTTTCGATAATTTCGCTTTCTTTTATTATATATCTGGTTTTGCCCTCAATAGGTCCCAGTATAAAAGGTTATAGATTGATGACTTTTAAAATTAATGAACTTGATCCTGAAAAAAAATTAAACGTCTTGGTGTATAATGATTTTATTCCTTCTATTTCATTTTATAGAAATAAGCTTGTTGTTATTGCATATGGCAAGGAAAGGGAGATTCAATTTGAAAAGGATGAAAAGTATAAACAGTTTTATTTGACAAATGATAAAGAGATCAAAGAGTTTGTTAAGAAAAATAATAAATTCTTCCTTGTTACAAGGCCCAAAAGAATCGATATCTTTCAAAAGAAATTTAATGTAAAATGTGAAAAAATCTTTGAACAACGGAAGCAAAGTGCATACCTATGCAATCGATTGGAAAAATAG
- a CDS encoding ABC transporter permease: MKIKIVKRSEQNRFVLVIAPFIAILFSFVIVGIFLYANGLNPFSVFKDMFVESLGSFYGFSETLVKTTPLLLCGLGVALAFRMELWNIGAEGQLYIGAFGASLVALYYPINNHFLMLLAMFLSAGLFSGIWGMIPGFLKAKWNVNEIIVTLLMNYIAILWVDYLVYGPWKDPKGFNFPLTKQFPDVARLGYYFDTRLHTGFFIALVLAFLFYILIEKTVWGYEIRVIGNNPNAAKYAGINYEKNVIIVMFISGLLSGIAGFSEVAGVTYRLQHGISPGYGYTAIIVAWLARRSALGVLLVSFIMGVLFVGNDALQINYQLPIAFINAFQGLILFFVISSEFFVNYRISFGEK; the protein is encoded by the coding sequence GTGAAAATTAAAATAGTTAAAAGAAGTGAACAAAACAGATTTGTTCTAGTAATAGCACCTTTTATTGCAATTTTGTTTTCCTTTGTGATTGTTGGAATTTTCTTATATGCAAATGGGTTAAATCCGTTTAGTGTTTTTAAAGATATGTTTGTAGAGTCATTAGGTTCTTTTTATGGTTTTAGTGAGACCTTAGTTAAAACGACTCCATTGTTACTTTGTGGTCTTGGAGTTGCATTAGCATTTCGAATGGAGTTATGGAATATAGGAGCAGAAGGGCAACTCTACATTGGAGCTTTTGGAGCATCTCTCGTTGCATTGTATTATCCGATAAATAATCATTTTTTGATGTTGTTGGCAATGTTTTTATCTGCTGGGTTATTCAGCGGTATTTGGGGTATGATCCCTGGATTTTTGAAAGCGAAATGGAATGTAAATGAGATAATTGTAACGTTGTTGATGAATTACATTGCTATTCTGTGGGTGGATTATTTAGTATACGGGCCATGGAAGGATCCTAAAGGGTTTAACTTCCCGCTTACAAAGCAGTTTCCTGATGTAGCAAGGCTTGGGTATTACTTTGACACAAGATTGCATACGGGGTTTTTTATAGCTCTTGTGCTTGCATTTTTATTTTATATTCTTATTGAAAAAACTGTTTGGGGATACGAAATTAGAGTGATTGGAAATAATCCCAATGCTGCCAAATACGCAGGTATAAATTATGAAAAGAATGTTATAATTGTAATGTTTATAAGTGGGTTACTTTCAGGTATTGCTGGTTTTAGTGAAGTTGCTGGAGTAACATATAGATTGCAACATGGAATATCTCCAGGATATGGTTACACTGCAATAATAGTTGCATGGCTTGCAAGAAGAAGTGCACTGGGGGTATTATTGGTTTCATTTATAATGGGTGTTTTGTTTGTGGGGAATGATGCTTTACAAATAAATTATCAGCTACCTATTGCTTTTATAAATGCTTTTCAAGGTTTAATTCTCTTTTTTGTTATATCTTCTGAATTTTTTGTAAATTATCGTATTAGTTTTGGAGAAAAGTAA
- a CDS encoding ABC transporter ATP-binding protein — MSKILLELKEITKIFGKITANNKVSFNVRVGEVHTLLGENGAGKSTLMNILTGLYKPDSGHIYWEGKKVNINSPADALKLGIGMVHQHFMLVRNHTVYENLFFSVSKPPFMLKNNEVKKRIKEIIERFNLGISLDEPIWKLEIGKQQWVEIIKLLLRDCKLFILDEPTAVLTPQESEKLFEFLHELKKDGRSIIFISHKMKEVMDISDRVTILKKGEVVKTLEKGQFDENILAKLMIDRDEEIVLSKKPLADKKVILKLQDLYVRNDKGLSDLDGLSLEVFKGEIFGIAGVAGNGQKALAEVLTGLKKVEKGLIEINGQDMTYSSARSKYIAGIAHIPEDRKTMGIAPDMSVEENLVLKNFKDKKFRKGFFLNFKKIRENAKEKIKNFDIKVASLNQAVRFLSGGNIQKVIIARELSQHPQILVALYPTRGLDIGSAEYVHKVLLEEREKGVTTILISEDLDELFKLSDRIGVIFRGKIVGIVDPEKTSITEIGLLMAGHKGEN; from the coding sequence ATGAGCAAGATTTTATTAGAGTTAAAAGAAATAACAAAAATTTTTGGTAAAATAACTGCGAATAACAAAGTATCCTTTAATGTTAGGGTAGGTGAGGTACATACTCTCTTAGGTGAAAATGGTGCAGGTAAAAGTACTTTGATGAATATCTTAACAGGCCTTTATAAGCCTGACAGTGGTCATATCTATTGGGAAGGTAAAAAAGTTAATATAAATTCACCAGCAGATGCTTTAAAGCTTGGTATCGGAATGGTTCATCAGCATTTTATGCTGGTGAGGAATCATACTGTTTATGAGAACTTATTCTTTTCAGTTAGTAAACCGCCTTTTATGTTAAAAAACAATGAAGTAAAAAAGAGAATTAAAGAAATTATAGAAAGATTTAATTTAGGGATTTCCCTTGATGAACCTATTTGGAAATTAGAGATAGGTAAGCAGCAGTGGGTTGAAATAATAAAGTTACTTTTGAGGGATTGCAAATTATTTATTTTAGATGAGCCTACTGCAGTTTTAACTCCACAGGAAAGTGAAAAATTATTTGAGTTTTTACATGAATTGAAAAAAGACGGTAGGTCTATCATTTTTATTTCTCATAAGATGAAAGAAGTGATGGATATTTCAGATAGGGTCACAATTTTGAAGAAAGGTGAAGTGGTAAAAACTCTTGAAAAAGGCCAATTTGATGAAAATATCCTTGCGAAATTAATGATTGATAGAGATGAGGAAATTGTACTGAGTAAGAAACCGTTAGCTGATAAGAAAGTTATATTAAAATTGCAAGATTTATACGTCAGAAATGATAAAGGATTATCTGATTTAGATGGATTAAGCCTTGAAGTTTTTAAAGGTGAAATATTTGGAATTGCTGGTGTAGCGGGAAATGGTCAAAAAGCTCTGGCTGAGGTTTTGACTGGATTAAAAAAGGTAGAAAAAGGTTTAATTGAAATAAATGGACAGGATATGACTTATTCTAGTGCCAGAAGTAAATATATTGCTGGCATTGCGCATATTCCTGAAGATAGGAAGACAATGGGGATAGCCCCTGATATGAGTGTAGAAGAAAACTTGGTTTTAAAGAACTTCAAGGATAAGAAATTTAGAAAAGGCTTTTTCTTAAATTTTAAAAAAATTAGGGAAAATGCAAAAGAGAAAATAAAGAATTTTGATATAAAGGTGGCTTCATTAAACCAAGCAGTTAGGTTTTTGTCTGGTGGTAATATACAGAAAGTTATTATTGCACGTGAATTATCTCAACATCCTCAGATTCTAGTAGCTTTATACCCTACAAGAGGTCTTGATATAGGTTCTGCAGAATATGTGCATAAAGTTTTACTTGAGGAAAGGGAAAAGGGGGTTACCACAATTTTAATATCAGAAGATTTGGATGAACTTTTTAAATTATCTGATAGAATTGGGGTAATTTTTAGAGGTAAAATTGTGGGAATTGTAGATCCTGAAAAAACTTCAATAACTGAAATAGGATTATTAATGGCAGGGCATAAAGGTGAAAATTAA